The window aattcatggaATGTCCTTCTTGTTAGCATCCTTTAAATTCCCAACGAATGTGTCTTATATGACGActaccttttttatttattgtgctGCTATACAAGTAGTTAACGTTATTTCTCACAAttaaacagaaaataaattattaaatcaatttagaaaattaaggaaataaattggactttttaataatagagaccaaaataaattaattaaatagagAAACCAAACTAGTAATTTATCCAAAAATCAACATGGATGACAAAAATACAAATACCCgactttatttctcttttattattaaaaattattatagtttAGATTTACTATCGTCATTTCTCACCAATATGTCAGAgctcataaaaacaaaaaaagataagatcCATACATATGCGTGCCAGATAAATGTGCAAGCAAGGGATGTGTTAGACACGTGCCTGACTCGTGAACACTCTTGCATCATATAATGTAAACTTGTCTAATATCTTAAAGTgttacaacaaaaaatatctaCCAGTCcaacattttctaaaattaaaatcgtACAAGGAATATGTGTCTCCTGTGTTCTCTGTTAACCACCACATTTATTGTTACTAAAATGATAGCAATGATTTGAAATTTCCCCTAGCCAGACACTTTAATCAAGTACTTCACTGATATTCGGATGGTGTCCAACTATCCGAATCTAATATTGTCAACAAGTTAGCATGAGAACAAAGACTTTCATAATCTGTTTTAGGGCCTCCTCTACTCCTCTAGTACAAACTTTGTTCTTCAATAGtttcattcaattaaaattagacTTATTTGAGTTGGAAGGTCTTTTATGCTCACTTTTCCCAATGTACTTCCTTAAAGAAAGTGTGGAAGAAAAACGGTGATCCATTCATGTTTTGTGAGTTGTCACACTTacgaagaattaaaaataaatagcatTTTATGAACAAATCGTTGTTGAAGGACCTTAAAAATGTACATGATATATATGCATCTTTAGAAAAAAACATTGTTAATAGAAGTCAATAGCTACAAAATAAACTGCTGAAACAAACTAAgttctttcaagtttcaaccttAACCACAAAAATCTGAAGCCAAAATGGTTGCACAAATCTCGTTCCAATACAAAACAGTCTCATTGGACATGGGAACATTTTAAGTTCTTTCAAACAAACTGAGGCAGGAAAAATTGGTCCTCTACAAAGAATTGCGTTGAAGGGAGTTCTCTTATTAGAAGGGAAGCACACAGAAATAAAGCACAACAAAAACCAAACCTCCCGGGCCACATTGCAATACTCATAACAAAAGAAGGGCCATGTTCATAGACCTTGGTGTTCTTGCTTCTCACCAGCAGCATCCAAAGCCAATAATCTAAATAGTCTCTAAATGTTCTCTGAACACCTTCAACATATTAGAAAAAGTGACAATGCCAACTAAGCTACAATCATCCTCAATAACCCACAAGTAGTTCACTCTATGAGCAATGGCCTGGATCATCACAGCAACAAGGGAGCTCTTGGGATGACACACTATAGCCTCAGCCTTCCTCACCATCCGAGCCGAGTAGCTAGATGACCTTGCCAACCTTCCAGACCTAGCCGGTGTCCTTGTTGGCAACTCCTCATCGGAGGATGTTGATTGCGAACTCTCGCAAGAGGACAAAATTGTAAACTCCTGCAGCATCTTCTCGAAATTCTTCTCCTTCAGCCTCGCCTTGACCAGTCTCACAAGATCCTCGGGAGGGCCTCCGCAATCAATGTAGGCCATCAGGTCCCCCGCGGACAAGGTGGCAATGGCGGCCGCGACCGTCTCATCGCAGCAAGCGAGGGTGAAGGGTGATATCTCCCCAATGAAAGTGCCATCACTGTCCACAATGGCAACAGAAGTTTGCTGGGTGAGGGACTTTGAGATGGCTCCAACTGCAGAAGATGCAGGGGAGTAGTAGTCAATGGCAAGCACATCAGAGCTAATGATTCCAAGAGAGTCAATAGACAAAGCAGGGAGTGGAGTGAAGACCCCAATGGAACCAAGAAGGAACCTAATCACATCCTCTTGAGTCAACCAACAGAATTCACAACTACTATGGCTGTTGATTGTTGATGATGCCTTCTGATGCTGCTGCTGTTTCCTTCTTGAAACTCCACTCCTCTTTGTTGGCAATATTGGCACCACAAGATTCTGTGCACCTTGGAGGATAAGATCAATAGCTTCAAACAAGCtgaaaaaaacatcaaaataacaAAGAGGAAGTAGGGTTAATTCACCTAACTCTTCATCTGCACTACATACTAAAACAccagaaagaaacaaaatttaactCCACCCCCTAAAAAAATCGGATTCAACAAATTCAAGAcagattattataattaataaattaattaaagcaaaaaagaatcactccaccttgcctttttttttttctctgttttggtttttccaaggtttcttttcttctcacTTCAACTAATCTCTCGAGATATGTTCAGAATCTAAATCTAGATATTTGTATACACACATAAGTGTCAGCATCAAATTAAGACCACATGATCCAAAACCCATTCACTCTGACTTTGACTTAATCCAACACGCCTTATGAATTAACCttacatatttctcaaataTAATACTACTCAATTAAGTAATCTCCGTgcttctaaattaaaatttaaaatttcacctTGATGGctcacacaataaaaaaaacatatttaaaatcaGCGCTGATCACGAAGATGAAACTCTATTTTTGATTGGGGGGGAAAACAGTAAAAATACCCACATGATCAAATATCATAatcattcattattttaaacctcagtttcataaaaagaaaattatatgacttttaaaaggAAGAACATGGGGTCACCTAGAAGAAGGTTGAAGATGCACAACGAGAGATTGATCCTTAGGGAGAATTGAAGAAAGTGGTTCTTTGAGAGCTTTAGAAGGAGACAAGAGATTGTCCTCTCTGCAAAGGTAGCAAATAACATCGACCATGCACAGTTTCCCAACGCAACGAACCTCGTTCTTGTTCTCGCAGAAGCTCCACAAGCTGACGTGGGTCTCGTGGTCGGAGCTCTTGAGCGCGGCCAAGGCGTCGGCGACGGTGGCGGCGGCGGAGAGCGACCTCAGCGGCGGCTTCCCAAGGCAGAGGTCCGATACATCGCGCGCCAGAAAGCTCACTGCCATGCAAAGGGTGGGTCTCCGGGGAAATTGGAAGCGGCGGCGCGTGGTGTGAATGTGGCGGCGGTGGGTGGTGGGTGGTGGTTTGTTGTGGGGAAATGAGAGAGAAGAAGGGGTGGGTATTTATAAAGGAAAACAAGGATGTTGGATTAAGAAGTGTGAACAGTGTGTAACAGAGGGGTACGGTAATAAAGTACAAGTGGGGTTCTTTCATCTTTGTCGTTTTcttttcagaaaaagaaaaaacaaataaatggacATAATAATGTACTTTTTCCACATTGGACTCATAGcgtgtttaatttattttgaacttttttcatatgtaaaaattaaagataatcatttacaataatttattttgaactcatacttgttttcttttattttttattgttattattttattaaaaagtatttGATGACCAAAAAGAGTAAATGGTTTCTCTTTATAAAATTCTTTTCCATATGAGTGTTATAAGTGATGGGTTAGCATTTAACATGCTATTAAtacttaacaataaaaaatgctGAGAAtgggtttgatttttttaaaattatttaaaagaaaaaattaaaatgattttttttttacatcaataaaatcgGATCCTTTCCATTTCAATAAGCTGATAGATACAATGAGTAGCATCATTGTCTCAttgataatcaaatttaaaatgagaGTTTTAAAGTGGAATAAAAGGtgcttaaattcttttttatgtcAAAGAAGGActcaagaaaggaaaaaaattaaaatgaaatcaaatttaGAATAAGAGCTTTAATgtgaaataaaatgtatttaattggtttattttttaattattcagtGAGTCTTCaacttttactaaatttttaattaagtttttgaaggaaaaaaaaaatcttttaattggCTCCCTaaacttgtatttatttttta of the Glycine max cultivar Williams 82 chromosome 13, Glycine_max_v4.0, whole genome shotgun sequence genome contains:
- the LOC100783195 gene encoding CBS domain-containing protein CBSX5, which translates into the protein MAVSFLARDVSDLCLGKPPLRSLSAAATVADALAALKSSDHETHVSLWSFCENKNEVRCVGKLCMVDVICYLCREDNLLSPSKALKEPLSSILPKDQSLVVHLQPSSSLFEAIDLILQGAQNLVVPILPTKRSGVSRRKQQQHQKASSTINSHSSCEFCWLTQEDVIRFLLGSIGVFTPLPALSIDSLGIISSDVLAIDYYSPASSAVGAISKSLTQQTSVAIVDSDGTFIGEISPFTLACCDETVAAAIATLSAGDLMAYIDCGGPPEDLVRLVKARLKEKNFEKMLQEFTILSSCESSQSTSSDEELPTRTPARSGRLARSSSYSARMVRKAEAIVCHPKSSLVAVMIQAIAHRVNYLWVIEDDCSLVGIVTFSNMLKVFREHLETI